The window GTTTATACATTTTGTATGTGTCCTGGTGGATATGTAATTGCATCTCAATCTGAAAAAAATTCTATAGTAACAAATGGAATGAGTAAATATTTGAGAAATAATAAAAACTCTAATTCAGCAGTTCTTGTTAATATAAACACAGAAGATTTTAACTCAGCTCATCCATTGGCAGGTATGTTCATGCAAAGAAAAATAGAATATTCATCTTTCAATCCAAATAAACCATATTTTGCACCAGTACAATTATTAGAAGACTTCTTAAATAATAAAGTTTCAAAAAAAATAAAAAATATAGAACCTTCTTATACTCCTGGATATTATTTTAAAGATTTAAATGAAAATATTCCGAATTTTATATCAGAAAGTTTAAAAGAAGGTATAATCAATATGGGAAACAAATTGAAAGGGTTTGATTATAAATACTCTGTATTAACTGGTTTTGAAACGAGAAGCTCATCTCCTATAACTATAATTAGAAATAAAAATTTAGAATCTTTAAAAGGTCTTTATCCTGCTGGCGAAGGAGCAGGATATGCGGGTGGCATAACTTCTTCCGCTGTTGATGGTATAAGAGTAGCTGAAGAAATTATTAAAAAATACAAACCATAAGAGAGGTGTTTTTATGAAACTGATATCTTGGAATGTAAATGGTATTAGAGCTATATATAAAAAAAATTTATTGGACTTTATTAAAAAATATGAGCCAGATATTTTATCCATACAAGAAATAAAAGCTATGGAAGATCAATTACCAAAAAAACTCATAAATTTTGGTGATTACAAAAAATATTTTTTCTCTGCCGAAAGGAAAGGATATAGTGGAGTATCAACTTTTACAAAAAAAGAACCTAAAAATATAAAATTTGGAATGGATAATAAAATATTTGATTCTGAAGGAAGAACTTTAATAACAGAATTTGACAATTTTTCATTATTCAATATATACTTTCCAAATGGAAAAGCAAATGATGAAAGACTGAAATATAAAATGGATTTTTATTATTATTTGTTAGATTATTTAGAAGAATATAAAAAAACTCAACCAAATATAATAATATGTGGAGATGTAAATACCGCACATAAAGAAATAGATTTAGCAAGGCCCAAAGAAAATAGTAACACTTCAGGGTTTCTTATAGAAGAAAGAGAATGGATAGATAAACTTTTAGAAAGTGGTTTTTTAGATGCTTTTAGAGTTTTTAATAAAAAAGAAGATCAATACTCTTGGTGGGATTATAAAACAAAAGCAAGAGAAAGAAATGTTGGTTGGAGAATAGATTATTTTTTTATAAGCGAAACTATAAAAAATAATCTAAAAAACGCTTATCATTTAGATGAAATAATGGGATCAGATCATTGTCCAATTGGTATCGAAATAGAGATATAGTATTTACTATATCTCTATTATATCCCAACTATTTTTTTCACTATATTTTTTTAATTTTTTATCTGGCGAAACACATATAGGATTTCCTACTATCTTTAAAAAAGGTAAATCTGAAATAGAATCCGAATAAAAAAAAGCCTTTTCAAGATCTACATGATTTTTATCCATATACTCTTTAACACGTCTTACCTTCTCTTCTCCATAACAGCTAGTTTCTTCAACGCCTATAAATCTATCTTCTTCATAGATCAATCGAGTGCAAATTTTTTCATGTAAATTAAAATATTCAAAAACTGGATGACAAACATTTTCAGGAGATGCCGAAAGTAAGATTAATTTAGCCCCTCTTTCTCTATGTTTTTCAACTTCTAAAATCATACTTTTTCTTATAAAATTAATGCCATATTCTTTAAACCATTTATCAGTCCTATCATAAACTTTTTTCTTACTTTCTCCCACAAAATCATTGGACAGTTTAGAAGTTATGTCCTCGAGTTCATATATTCCAAGATAATAAAAAATAGGCATATATAAAAGTTTAGTATATTCCTTAAATTTTATTTGTCCAGTTTTTAATAAATACTTAAAGTATAAAGGACCACTATTCTTAGTTAACAAAGTTTTATCCATATCAAAAAAAACAGTATATTTAAACATAATCCACCCCTATTTTAGAACTATATATAATTTTACCATATATGAATTATAACTTTAAATTAATTTTTTGTTATATTTATGGTAAAATAATAATGAGAGGTAATTCATTTTTTAATTGATGAGGAGGGAAAATATATGCAAATAGTTTTAAAAGAAATAGAACTTTTAAATGGAGAGATTTATGGTTATAGATATAAAAAAGGGGGAGAAAAAACTTTAATTTTAGTTCATGGAAATATGACTTCATCAAAACATTGGGATATATTAATGGAAAACTTATCGGATGAATTTACAATTTATGCAGTAGATTTAAGAGGATTTGGAATCTCTTCATACAAAAATCCTATAAATTCTTTAGAAGATTTTTCAAAAGATTTAAAATTATTTTGTGATAGTTTGAATTTAAAAAATTTCTATCTAATGGGTTGGTCAACTGGTGGTGGAATAGTTATGGATTTTACAGCAGACAACCCAGAATATGTAAAAAAATTAATTTTAATGGAATCAGTTGGAACAAGAGGTTATCCTATTTTCAAAAAAGATTCTAATGGTTCACCAACTTCAGAACTTATAAAAACAAAAGAAGAAATAGCAAAAGATCCTATTCAAGTAATTCCAATTTTAAAAGCCTATGAAGAAAAAAATAGAGAAATGTTAAAAACAATATGGAATATGTCAATATATACTCATAATAAACCTTCAGAAAAAAAATATGAAGAATATATAGATGATATGTTGAATCAAAGAAATTTAGTAGATGTAGATTTTGCACTTGCTATATTTAATATATCTGAAGAAAGCAATGGAATAATTTCTGGAAATGCAAAAGC is drawn from Oceanotoga teriensis and contains these coding sequences:
- a CDS encoding HAD family hydrolase; amino-acid sequence: MFKYTVFFDMDKTLLTKNSGPLYFKYLLKTGQIKFKEYTKLLYMPIFYYLGIYELEDITSKLSNDFVGESKKKVYDRTDKWFKEYGINFIRKSMILEVEKHRERGAKLILLSASPENVCHPVFEYFNLHEKICTRLIYEEDRFIGVEETSCYGEEKVRRVKEYMDKNHVDLEKAFFYSDSISDLPFLKIVGNPICVSPDKKLKKYSEKNSWDIIEI
- the phaZ gene encoding intracellular short-chain-length polyhydroxyalkanoate depolymerase; its protein translation is MQIVLKEIELLNGEIYGYRYKKGGEKTLILVHGNMTSSKHWDILMENLSDEFTIYAVDLRGFGISSYKNPINSLEDFSKDLKLFCDSLNLKNFYLMGWSTGGGIVMDFTADNPEYVKKLILMESVGTRGYPIFKKDSNGSPTSELIKTKEEIAKDPIQVIPILKAYEEKNREMLKTIWNMSIYTHNKPSEKKYEEYIDDMLNQRNLVDVDFALAIFNISEESNGIISGNAKAKKIKCPVLILWGKNDIVVPEKMALDIKNDIGENAKLHYLEDCGHSPIIDNINLLKNTVEEFLK
- the xth gene encoding exodeoxyribonuclease III; translated protein: MKLISWNVNGIRAIYKKNLLDFIKKYEPDILSIQEIKAMEDQLPKKLINFGDYKKYFFSAERKGYSGVSTFTKKEPKNIKFGMDNKIFDSEGRTLITEFDNFSLFNIYFPNGKANDERLKYKMDFYYYLLDYLEEYKKTQPNIIICGDVNTAHKEIDLARPKENSNTSGFLIEEREWIDKLLESGFLDAFRVFNKKEDQYSWWDYKTKARERNVGWRIDYFFISETIKNNLKNAYHLDEIMGSDHCPIGIEIEI